Genomic segment of Canis lupus dingo isolate Sandy chromosome 9, ASM325472v2, whole genome shotgun sequence:
GAAGATCCTGCTCCACCTGTGTGGCCACGGCTCCCCGTCTTCCGTGCTCATCCTCAAGCGCAACCCCGCCTTCATCCAAGAGGCTGCAGGTaccgggcgcggggcggggggccctgCGCCGACCCCCAGGGGTACCCCCACCGCAGGACCCTTCCTGGCAGCTCCCGTCTGCGCCCCAGCCCTACTGCGTCTGGCCCGTCACTTTCTGCCCGTGTGTCCTGCCCGGCCTGGGCGGCCCAGGCCCGTCCTGCCTGTTCTAGTGCCCGACCCGCCAGAGATGATTCGTGTCCTCAGGGCCCGAGCCAGGGAGCGCTGTGAGCTTGCACGAGGGGGGCCTGGCCTGTCGCGGTCTAGGCGACAGATGGGGCTGCAGGGGAGCCGCCGGTCTCACCCCACCCACGCCGGGGGCTGTcctgtttgtttctctttaactAGAACTTGGGAGGCGTGGCCCGAGACCTTCCCTCAGGTGAGGCAGCTGCAGCATCTAcaggccccgccgcccggcctcGGGGAGTCTTGGAAGGGCCCACGTTCAGGCAGGAACCGTGCACACCGAGCTGGGCCCGTGAGAGCCCCGGGGAGGCACCTGGTGCGCTCGGAGGACCCCCATCGTTAGGCAGCACCTCCCCGCCCTGAAGCCACCTCAGCCCTTCAAGGACAGGCTGGGCGAGGCTGGGCACTCGGCACCCCGGAGAGCATCCTGCCCCCAGACTTGGCCGCTGCCCCCGGTGTCCACCGGGGCTCGTGCTCGTCACCAGTGCCCCCCAAAACTCCTGTGCAAAAACAGCAGGCCTGCCTCGCTTACTTTCGCCGGCCGGGGCGTGTCTGTGCTGCCAACTTGCACACAAGCCGTCCCCCAGTCCTGCACCCCAGGAACACGTGGCCACAGCCTCCATCTGCCATGCTCCAAGCCCAGGGGACAGCGCCAGGCTGTGGGGAGGtggccccagggcaggagtcCCATGGGAATGAGGGGGTGCCATCCCCACTCACTGGAGGTTCGGCTCCCGGCTGCTGGTCCTGGGCCACCAGCCGCAGTGGAGACAGCACGGTGCCAGGGGGCTGGGAAGAGAGGTGCGTCTGTGACGGATGAGACAGAGCCTAGGGTGGGCTCGTTTTTTCTGGAGAATCTCACTTGCTGTAACCCTGAGCTCAGACCTTCGAGAGGTGGAGCTTGTGGGTCATGATAAAGAGCGGGCTTTTGTCACCCGGCCCCCCGGGACCTCTGTGGGGCTTTGGATTGGACGAGatcctctgtgtgtctttcgGGCAGAAGGGGGTGCAGAGGTAGTAAGGCTGCCCCTGCAGGAACTCAGAGAGACggtggggtcagggagggggcCACCCACGTCGTGCTTTGCAGGTCGACACGCAGGCCTGGTGTGAGCATGGGAGCTGGGGCCTGCAGGGGTGCGGCTCTAGAAGCAGCCTGGGGCAGGGCGTCCTGGATGAGGGGCTCTGGGTGCTCTCCAGGCTTTGTCCATGGGGCAGAGCATTCTGGGGGGGTGGCAGCTTCCGCGGGCTGATGGCTGCTGTAAGGACTTTGACCTGGAAGTGCTGTCATGTGGGGGATTTGAGGTCCGACCTGTGCTTTAGGGAGCTAACCCTGACCCTGGGGCTGCCAGGGCCACCTGCCGGGGATCAGAGTtgtaggggcccctggggggcctGGTCACGGCCGGGATGGGCTGCAGCTCACCCCCCCAGGGAACGCGAGTGTTGGAGCGTCACCCCTGCGGTCACCAGCGCCCGCTCAGCGTTGGTTCTCCGGCTCTGCCCGCAGCGTTCTCAGGGCCCCCGGATCCTCTCCACGGGAACAGCTTGTACCAGAAGGTGCGGGCGGCCGCCCAGGTGAGTCGGGACTCAGGTCGGCTCTAGGGCAGCACTGGGCCTTTGTTCTCCAACCGCCTGGGACCCTGGCTCTGTTCCTGCTGTGGGACCAgccccccgtcccccccacccAGCCTGGCCTCTGAGAACCCTGGGgacggggggatggggggggatGGCAGCCCAGCTGCACGTGCTGAGCACCCTCCTCCTCATCTAGGACTTGGGAAGCGCACTATTCTCTGACAGCGTGTCCCCTCCGCCTcactcccaggctcccaggggcctGCTTCCAGCAGGTAGGCCGCTGTGTCCATCCCTGCCGCTGGGTGTTCCCTCTGGAAGGCCTGGGgtcccttctccccacctgctGTCCTCGGCCGGCGTGCCACTCTGCGCAGGGCTGAGGATGAGTAGCCACACTTGCCTGCAGGCATGGGCTCGCAGTCCAGACcccagggctccctccagggCTTCGGCTACAGCAAGGAGCGGGGCCACACGGGTGAGTGCTGCGTGGGCTCCCAGAGCCGTGGGGGCGAGGGCCTGGCAGCTCAGGCCTGCCGAGCCCTGGAGGGTGATGTGGCCAGCTGGCGTGCCCTGCCCACTCCACCTTCTCTGCCGGGGCCTGTGGGACGAGGCCGGCCGGGTCTGCTTAGCCAGCAGGGGAGAAGTCAGGCTGGGCCTCATTTGCACACACGGCTCCTTCCAGGGCCCAAGGGCAGAGGGTGCTGGGCCTGGCTACCACAGGTGACTCGGCAGGTGCGGTGCTGAGCTGGCTCTGCATGCCCAGCTTGCCTCGGTGGCCTGTTGCTACTCATTCTGGTCACAGCTCTGACCCCCCGGCCCTCAGGGGGCACTGATTCCTAAAGCGGGTCTGGCTCGGAGGCCTGTCCTCTCCTGAGGTGGGGTGACAGTGCTCGGTCCTCGTAGGGCACAAGGGTGGGGAAGGGCATGAACCACAGCTGGATCGCAAGTGCAGTGTGGGGCACCCAGGCTCCATCAGCCCCGGGAGCATTCTGGAGCAGAATCCACCGGGGAAGCTTCTGCAAGAACTCCGGTCCCCCACGTAGCCTCTGCTCTGTAACTACAGCTCAGATCTCTCTTTCAAGCCCAGAGTGGAAGCAGTGCCTCCTTCTGGGAGACACGAGAGAGCACAGGGGACGCGACCAAAGTAGgccatctccctctccctgtggcGCAGGCTCTGCGGGCGAAGCCTTCCTCTCCACCATCCAGAAGGCTGCGGAGGTGGTGGCCAACGCCGTGCGCCCGGGGCCCGAGAGCCCCGGCACCCAGAGGCCCCTCCCGCGGGGCGATGCCTACCAGCCCGCCGTGACGCCTTTAGccagccaaggtggctcagctgCTGGGAAGCCGCTCTCCAGGGGCTTCTTGGGTGCCCGAGGAAGCGGTGAGAGCCTTCTGGGGGGTCTAGCTTCCCCCTGCCAGGGTCTGGGTGAGCAGAGGAGGCTGCGGGGACCGAGGGACGGGACTCCCTTAGTGTCAGCGGCCACAGGGTGTGGCTCGGGGAGGGATCTGACTAGAGGCCGGGGAGGGCGGTGCGCCCTGGGTGGGGTCAGGGAGCCctgctgtcctgtcctgtccGGCCCCAGAGGCGGCATGTTCTGCGATGTTCCCGTGGCCAGAGCCCTCCACCAGCATGGTGCACGTTCACTGTGGTCTGTACTGGTTTCCTTCTCTCACAAAGCTTGTGCGTGGCGCACAGACGCTACCCTGCCAGCGTCTCACCAGTTGCTTGGAGTTGGAGCTCGGGTGTTACGGCCCCAAAGCAGGCAGGGCTTCCAGAGGGTCCCCCCGTTCAGATATGGACCCGGGACCCCCGCTCAGCTTCTGCTGGTTCAGCTGGGGCCACAGTGACACCAGGGCCAGCCTCCACAGCACTTGTATCCTAGCAGGGGCAGTAGGCAGTGCAGGTGCAACACAGAGCACGGTGAGGGTGAGGAAGGACGGCGGGACAGGCGTCGGGGTGATCTGCACCTCCGCAAACCGCCTCCCACTTGGCCTTCAGTGCCTGGCACTGCTGTGTGTTCACGAGCTGGCCCTGGGGCAGGCGTGTTCCATGTCACCTCATACCAGGCATTTTTCTGGAGCTCAGGGCCTTCCTGAGCTAGTCCAGGTGCCACAGGAAGGGGCGCATGAGGCGAGTCagaaccccccccgccccccccgctcCACTCTGACTCCCAGTTCCGTCCCTCACAGTCCTGAGACCCCAGCCGGGGCAGGCTGGAGGGGGCTGGGACGAGCCGGACAGCAGCTCCAGCTCCCAGAATTCCTCCCAGGAGAGCGGTGACCGGAGCAAGGCCTTGGACTCTGGCAGTCGGTCGGGCAGTGACAGCCCCTCTgcggccagccaggcacccagcgACCTGGCGGAGCGGTGAGTGGGCCCCCTGGGCGCCCTCCCTGGGTGGAGGCGTGACCCGGAGGGGTCTTTCTCTGACCCTGACCACTGTGCCCCCCACAGGGTTGAGGCCGTGAGCCTGAGTGACTGCCAGCAGGAGCAGAACCTGGTGCAGACCGTGACGTGTGGGCCACATGCCTTTCTGAGCCAAGAGGAGGCACAGCGCTTCATCAAAGGGTGGGTCCCCtgcccgctccccgcccccccatcctCCGCCCCGGCCCCCTACCCCCCATCTCCTGGTTGCCCCTTCCTGCAGGTGTGGATTGCTCAACTGTGAGGCTGTGCTGGAGCTGCTGACGCGCCACCTGGACGGGCCCAGCGAGTGTGCACAGATGGTGAGGCCTGCCTATGAGTGGGGGGTGGCCGTGGGTATGAGGGAGTGAGCAGGGGTAACTGGGGACCTCTTCACGTGGGGAGAGGGGGCTCCGCCCTGGGAGACGGGCAGCAGGGGGGAGTAAGCACAGGATTCCAGGGGGCCTGCCCTGGGCTTCCCCAGTGTGGGGCTGTAGTTGGgccaagaggaggaagggagctgGTCAGATGGGTCTCCATCCTGGGGGGGCCCTGCTGACCTCCTGTCTCCCTGGCAGAGAGCCCTGGGTGCCATTGCATCCCTGGGACGCACCGACCTGCTCTCCCAGGAGCACATCTTGCTCCTCACCCGGCCGCGGCTGCAGGAGCTCAGTGCAGGCAGCCCTGGACCTGTGACCAACAAGGCCACCAAGGTGGGCAGCGGGGCCCAGAGGAGCGGGTGAcggggtgcctcagcagtttcaTACCTGTTGGGGCCAGCCTTCCCCAGACGTACCTGTACATGCCCGCTCCTGGCTGCGTGGGACAAGTCGTGCCCTTAGGACAGCTGTGGTCCCTGGTTCGTGGAGCCTCTTCCAGTTCCTGAACTTCCCAGTTCAGCTGCCTTACTGCTCAGCAGCTCTGCTCTGcaggcagccccccacccctccttggCTCAGCTCACGGGCAGCCTTCTGCAGGAAGCCCTCTGTGCTTAGATGGATTTACCCTCCTGTCCTCCACTCTGGGTCGCGGTTCACGTATGTGCCGGGCGCTTCGATCCCTCCCCGGCCCCTAGGGGGCGGAATGGTCTCATTCACCTGGAGTCCCTTTAATGTGCCTGAATTGTGTGCAGGTCTCCTGACTCTCACCGGGCAGGGAGCCTCTGGGCAGCCCCCCTGCAGCTGGGCCCCCACACCTCCTGCCTAGTGGCATCCTGGGCATCTTGTCTTTAAATTGTCCTTCATTGAAGAATCAGTGACCTGGTCATAGTGGTGTTTGTGGGCATGAGAGGGCGGGAGTAAGCTCTGTGCACAgcagtggggaaggagcagagggttTAGGGCACGTTCCTTCCTTCAGCGTCTGGGTTGGCGCTGGCATGGTGCCGGACAAGGGACACCCTCTCCCTGAGCCGGCTCGTCATGCAGCCAGGCTTGCTGACAGGTGCGGCCGTGCATGCGCAGAGGGTTTGGCCGGTGTTGAAGGAGGTCCggggaggacaggaggaggaggtcTGGGTGGGCGGCCGTGCTGGGGAGGGGTGTCTCTGTGCCCCTAGGGCACACGAACCCTCAGCCACCCCCCTTTCCTTCTGCGTCCAGATCCTCAGGCACTTTGAAGCTTCCTGCCGACAACAGCCCCCTGCCCGCAGGCTGCCCGCTGCACCCAGCCCCGCTGCTGCCCGCGTGGGCCTGTCAGACCTGCTGACCGACACCGTGCCTTTTGCTGGGAACCAAGCCTTCCTGCAGCCTCTGAGTTCCACTCTCTTCTCGCCCGAGGGCTCTGCACTACCCCCTCCCCTGGACAGCTGCCCCCCGTCAGTCCCTGGGGACGCCAGGGAGGCCGAGACGAGGCTGGCGGGTTCTAGAGAGCGGGTGGCTGGATCTGAGTGGAGCCCGTTGGGCGTGGGCCCCCAAAAAGGAGCACCGGAGTCTAGCCTGGGGCCCAGCTGCTGCCTGCAGAGCCCAGTGCCCAGTGGCAGCTGTAGCTCCCTGTTCGCTGGAATGGAGCTGGTGGCTTGTCCCCGCCTGGTAGGGGCCGGGACTACCACAGAAAAGGCGCCCCAAGTCCCATGGACATTGTCACAGAAGGCAGCAGCGAGAGAGCCTCCTGGCCCAGAGCCGTCAGCTTTCCCATTTCTAAACTCATGACCTTGCCGCCCTGGGCCACACGTGGAGTTCTCGTGGCCCCCGGCCTGGAGCTCCCAGGACCCCTGACTCTGTGCTGTCCCATCTGACCCGGCCCCCACGGCCCACCAAGCAGTGGTTCCCCTTGGGTCTGTGGCCGGCCCTGCTCTGTCTGGTGTCTTCCCCTTGCTTGCGGAGGACGAGGTGCAGGCCACTCAGCACAGCAGATAGGACAGAGCCAGGTGGAGCCAGGTGGCATGGTGCGAGGGAGTCCTCGGGTCGGCTCCCAATCCAAAGACAGGTTTCCCACTCCCCCCACTGGGGAAGATGAACCCCCTCATGGGGTGGGCCCTCTGCCATGAGGGTCAGAGTAGCACAGGGGCAGTGCAAGGAGAGCAAGCCCCACGCGGACCCTGCGGGTTTCTAGGCAGAACCAGGATCTGAGCTGCTTGTTCAGGTCGGCCGCTGGGCCTCCTGCGCAGCACCTGGCCGGTCATCCTGTCTGCAGACGCTGTCAAGCCCGTTTCCCTGCAGCCAGAGGGGTCAGAACGGGGCAGAGGGTGCGGTGTGACGCCTGGCGGGGCAGGACGGGAGGCCTGGCTCTTCACTCAAGAGCTCAGGGTCGTTGTGGGCACCCAGCTCCTCCGTGAGGGGACACGTCAGAAGGAGATGGAGCCCCGGCTGTGGCCCTTGCCAAGCTGCTACTGTTTCCAGTGACCACCCTGAGAGGAGGGCGTGaggctgcctcagtttccctgtgtcTCTTTTCAGAGGCTAGCTGTTGGGACTTGAATTCCTGTAGCAGCAGGCAGGCTCATGGCAGGGCCTGGCAGTGGGGACCTCAAGGGTGCCCTGGAGGCCTGTGCCTGCCTCGCAGCAACCAGGCTTTACATGGATTGGGAACCACGACTTGGGTCTTTATTTTCAGTTCAGATCGCTGCTCTGAGGTGGAGCAGGGCTGTCTACAGCGGCAGGTCACTGTGCGGCCGTGGTCCGTGCTGTGGCTGCAGACTGCGGGCTGGCCTCCTGAAGGATGCTGCTGCTGCAAGGCTCATGCCTCCTGCACGTTCTAAGTAAACACTAGTGTTCACACAGACCTGCACTGgtgcctttttgtgtgtgtgtgtgtgtgtgtttcagtgaAAACAGCATTAACAAGGGGCACACTTAGAGGCCTCCTGATGGTAAATGTCAGGGAGAACTCCCTGCTGGAGCCATCTGGTCCCTTAATGTTAACTGTGAGGTTTTAACCATGAAACGGTTTCTCAAGCAGGTGCAGGGCTCTTCAGGTCATCTCATCCCACGTGAGCATCGGGAATCTGTCTTCCAAGAAGCCGGTCCATTCCACAGAAGCTGTGTGTCTGTAGGGTCTGTAATGGTGCTCCATCCTTCATTTAGGTTGATGACTTTTTCCACTTGTTCTTGATTAGTCTGTTTAgaagtttgttaatttttttttcaaagatctaagcctttggttttatttttctactgcttttatgttttgtatttcattgctatctgctctttatttttctactattttgaattcatttttccttttttttctagtttcttaaaagtGGAAGCTTAGATTAGTGGTTTGggacctttattatttttctaacattaaaATCTTAATGCTATGTTTTTCTCCAGATTGCATCCCATGAactatgatagttttattttttttaggattttatttattttagacagagtgaggagaagcagatggagagggacaagactctgctcagtctcacgaccctgagatcacgacctaagccaaaatcaagagtcagacaataaacctactgagccatcctggtgccccttttatagttttattttctaattaccCTTGGGACGTCCTTTTATCTGATGGATTGTTAAAGGTGTGTTTTtctgttattactattttaatcCTGATACAGTAAGAGCATGTTTTCTATAACTTCAGTTGTATTCTCCAAGATTTGAAACTTTTgttgaagtttgttttatggcccagaatagtCTATCTtggggaatgttccatgtgcacgtGGTCTAGACAACTAGACCAATCTCCTTGATGAacataagttttgttttgttttgtttaattgtcaaaaaaatattaccaaaatgaatccaacagcatattaaaaggttaacatgtgggacacctgggtggctccagttgagcgtctgccttcagctcagagcgcggtcctgggtctggggatcaagggagcctgcttctccctctgtgtctctgcctctctttgtatctctcatgactatataaattttttttttttaaggttcataTGTCACAAGAATTGGAGTTTATTCCCAGGAtataaggctggttcaacatctGAATATCAATCAGCATAATTCACCAAGTTAacacatttacaaagaaaaatcacattttttttttttaaatttttatttatttatgatagtcacagagagagagagagaggcagagacacaggcagagggagaagcaggctccatgcaccgggagcccgacgtgggattcgatcccgggtctccaggatcgcgccctgggccaaaggcaggcgccaaaccgctgcgccacccagggatcccacattttttttttttaaagatttatttatttattcatgatagagaggcagagggagaagcaggctccatgctgggagcccgacgcaggactcaatcccgggtctccaggattgcacccagggccaaagacaggcaccaaactgctgcgccacccatggACCcctgaaaaatcacattttatgcAGAAAATGCGGGAGACCTGAAATTTAACatttcattcatgaaaaaaaaaacttcacatagggatccctgggtggcgcagcggtttggcgcctgcctttggcccagggcgcgatcctggagacccgggatcgattcccacatcgggctcccggtgcatggagcctgcttctctctctgcctgtgtctctgcctctctttctctctctgtgactatcataaataaattaaaaaaaaaaaaaattaaaaaaaaaaaaaaaaacttcacataTGAGAAATATGACAGTTTGTTTCACCTGGTCCCAGAGCTGACATCATAATGGTGTAGGACTGATTGGGAACAAGGAAGTCCTATCCATTCTAATCACTTCTGTTCGGCGTTATACTGGAAGCCCTGGCCAGTTCAATAAAGCAGGAGGAAAGGGGGACAAGTATGTCGGAAGGGGAACTTATTCACAAACATTACTGTCTATGTAATGTAGAAACCCCCATAGAATCTACAAAAATTCCTAAAACTGATGAGTGAGGTTAGGAAGGGTGCAGGCTGCAGGGTAAACTATACTGCCAAATATTTTTGCATACTAGCAATAACACGGTGTGCAGAAAAGCACAGGAGACTGACAAGAAGGCAATGAAGGCCTGAATGCTCAGGaataccatgctcatggaatggaaaACTTTCCCCAAATTCATCAACAGATTTAACATAATTCTCATCAGAGTTCCAGCTGGGTTGTTTTGTAGATGCTGACAAGCTGATACTGAAACTTAcaggaaaagttaaaaattgaataGCCAAGGCAAtactaaaaaagaagaacaaggatccctgggtggcccagcggtttagcgcctgcctttggcccagggcgcgatcccagagttccaggatcgagtcccacattgggctccctgcatggagcctgcttctccctcctcctgtgtctctgcctctcctctctcactatcatgaataaataaataaatcttaaaaaaagaaagaaagaaaaagaaggacaggggatccctgggtggcgcagcggtttggcacctgcctttgacccagggcgcgatcctggagacctgggatcgaatcccacgtcgggctcccggtgcatggagcctgcttctccctctgcctgtgtctctgcttctcactctctctgtctctctgtgtgactatcatgaataaataaaaattaaaaagaaaaagaacaatgaggATCCCACTACCTGACTTGATTTCCTACTCAGGCAGCACTAATGGAGACAGTGCGGTGTTGGCAGAAGTTCCCACAGGCTCAGTGAGCCAGTGTAGACAgttcagaaacagacccatacaAATGTGGTCAGTTGGTTTTCCACAGAAGCGTTGAGGTAATGGGATGGAGAGAAGAACCTAACAGACGGTGCATGCTTGAGAGACGAGGGGCGGTGGGCCTGGGGTGCGGGTCGGTGACCAGGTACCCGGGGTAGGGCTGCCTGAGAAGGGGCGCCAGCGGGGCTTCCAACCCGCAGGTAAGCGGTAAAGGGAGCTTTGTGGGTAGGGGACGCAGCAGGACCTGTGTCCAGACGCAGGGAGGGTGTGGGCAGCAGGAGATGGTGTTGGGCTCGGGGGTCGGCGTGGGCGCCCGGGGATCGGCGCGGGCGACCAGGACTGTGGGCGCCGGGGGCCCGCGCAGGCCGACTGGGTCCCAGAGAAGCAGGCCGGGagagccccgcgccccccgcgccccccgcgccccccgcgccccccgcgccccccgcggccccgcccacggccgaggccgaggccccgccccctccggccgCGTCCAATCGCCGGCCGCTGCCCCTGGCGGGAGGGGGCTCCTCGCCGCGCGGCCCCTCCCACGCCGGGCGCCCCGACGGACAGCCCCGCGCCCAATGAGctccggggcggccggggcgggcaCGCGGGCGGCCAATCGGGGCGCGGCGCGGCAGGAAAGGCGGGccccgcggcgggcgggggaggggccgggccggggcccgAGGCTGGTTGCTGGCGGCGGCCGCTCGCCCTCGGCCCGGCGGCTTCATTGTCACCTGGGcctcggggccgggccgggccggggcgcgaGGTCGCCAGCGCCGAGCCTGGGTCCGGGGCGTCGCGCCTGGGAGGGCCTCGCacgggccccgccgcccgccccgcagGCTCCCCAGGCGGGGCTCGCGCAGGTGAGGGCGCCGCGCAGGTGAgggcgccgccgcctcccccgtGCAGGTGCGGGCGGGGCGCTCACGGGCCGCGGTGGGGGGTCCGGCCCCTGGAGCCGAGCGCTCGGGGCCCGGAGCTGCCGGGGGGAGACTCCGGGGCTGAGGGGTcggggcaggggctgggaccccggctcggggcgcggggcgcggggcgcggggcggacGGCCTGTGCGCACGGCCAGGTCGGCCCGGACGTCTCCAGGGAGAGGCTGTGTTTACCGCCTGAGCCCCGCGCGCTGCAGCTGCAGCCCAGGGGCCGGCCTGGGTCCCGCG
This window contains:
- the TEPSIN gene encoding AP-4 complex accessory subunit tepsin isoform X2 is translated as MMAATPALRDRLSFLHRLPLLLKGTSDDDAPCPGYLFEEIARISHESPGSSQCLLEYLLTRLHSGSGRVKLKVLKILLHLCGHGSPSSVLILKRNPAFIQEAAAFSGPPDPLHGNSLYQKVRAAAQDLGSALFSDSVSPPPHSQAPRGLLPAGSAGEAFLSTIQKAAEVVANAVRPGPESPGTQRPLPRGDAYQPAVTPLASQGGSAAGKPLSRGFLGARGSVLRPQPGQAGGGWDEPDSSSSSQNSSQESGDRSKALDSGSRSGSDSPSAASQAPSDLAERVEAVSLSDCQQEQNLVQTVTCGPHAFLSQEEAQRFIKGCGLLNCEAVLELLTRHLDGPSECAQMRALGAIASLGRTDLLSQEHILLLTRPRLQELSAGSPGPVTNKATKILRHFEASCRQQPPARRLPAAPSPAAARVGLSDLLTDTVPFAGNQAFLQPLSSTLFSPEGSALPPPLDSCPPSVPGDAREAETRLAGSRERVAGSEWSPLGVGPQKGAPESSLGPSCCLQSPVPSGSCSSLFAGMELVACPRLVGAGTTTEKAPQVPWTLSQKAAAREPPGPEPSAFPFLNS
- the TEPSIN gene encoding AP-4 complex accessory subunit tepsin isoform X1, which codes for MMAATPALRDRLSFLHRLPLLLKGTSDDDAPCPGYLFEEIARISHESPGSSQCLLEYLLTRLHSGSGRVKLKVLKILLHLCGHGSPSSVLILKRNPAFIQEAAAFSGPPDPLHGNSLYQKVRAAAQDLGSALFSDSVSPPPHSQAPRGLLPAGMGSQSRPQGSLQGFGYSKERGHTGSAGEAFLSTIQKAAEVVANAVRPGPESPGTQRPLPRGDAYQPAVTPLASQGGSAAGKPLSRGFLGARGSVLRPQPGQAGGGWDEPDSSSSSQNSSQESGDRSKALDSGSRSGSDSPSAASQAPSDLAERVEAVSLSDCQQEQNLVQTVTCGPHAFLSQEEAQRFIKGCGLLNCEAVLELLTRHLDGPSECAQMRALGAIASLGRTDLLSQEHILLLTRPRLQELSAGSPGPVTNKATKILRHFEASCRQQPPARRLPAAPSPAAARVGLSDLLTDTVPFAGNQAFLQPLSSTLFSPEGSALPPPLDSCPPSVPGDAREAETRLAGSRERVAGSEWSPLGVGPQKGAPESSLGPSCCLQSPVPSGSCSSLFAGMELVACPRLVGAGTTTEKAPQVPWTLSQKAAAREPPGPEPSAFPFLNS